From Roseibium alexandrii DFL-11, the proteins below share one genomic window:
- a CDS encoding cytochrome-c peroxidase yields the protein MPAPLTRSDFLEFDRKQAALGQLLFYDKILSGNRNIACATCHHPEFGTGDGLSLGIGEGGKGLGPGRLAGTGESRIKKRIPRNAPGLWNLGAKDLHTLFHDGRISIAETYENGFNSPAEEWLPEGFNSLLAAQAVFPLVAQFEMSGNPKENEIAGAVHDRIDAAWPILAKRVRVIPEYGQMFIEAFNHVESAEDVTIVEIANSLAAFQAIEWQSFDSPFDRYLAGDTEALSAQQKHGLDLFYGKAGCSSCHSGSLLSDQKFHALGLPPFGPGRTRRFDPMVRDTGRMAESDSLEDAYRFRTPMLRNVELTAPYGHNGAYPTLAGIIRHHLDPDGMLAKWDPKLAALPSAPWLEAIDFVVWSDSREMARQRLFRDVETIDLSDSEIGAIVDFMKALTGSDSVAFPPFGIPTSVPSGLPIDK from the coding sequence TTGCCAGCGCCTCTAACCCGATCTGACTTTCTCGAATTTGATCGCAAACAGGCCGCGCTCGGCCAACTTCTCTTTTACGACAAGATCCTGTCCGGCAACAGGAATATTGCCTGCGCAACGTGCCATCATCCAGAGTTTGGAACAGGCGACGGCTTGTCACTCGGCATTGGCGAGGGCGGCAAAGGTCTCGGTCCTGGCCGCTTGGCTGGAACCGGTGAGAGCCGGATTAAGAAACGGATTCCGCGCAACGCGCCAGGCCTTTGGAATTTGGGCGCAAAAGACCTTCACACCTTGTTTCATGACGGCCGCATATCCATTGCCGAGACCTATGAGAACGGCTTTAATTCACCCGCGGAAGAATGGCTGCCGGAAGGCTTCAACTCGCTGCTCGCGGCCCAGGCTGTGTTTCCCCTCGTGGCGCAGTTCGAGATGTCGGGAAATCCGAAAGAGAACGAGATTGCCGGCGCGGTCCATGACCGGATCGATGCGGCCTGGCCGATCCTCGCCAAAAGAGTGCGCGTAATTCCTGAATATGGTCAGATGTTTATCGAGGCTTTCAACCATGTTGAGTCAGCCGAAGACGTCACGATTGTCGAGATCGCCAATTCTCTAGCCGCCTTTCAGGCAATCGAATGGCAGAGCTTCGACAGTCCCTTCGACCGCTATCTGGCTGGTGACACAGAGGCTCTCTCCGCGCAGCAAAAACATGGGCTTGATCTCTTCTACGGAAAGGCCGGCTGTTCAAGCTGCCATTCTGGAAGTCTGTTGAGTGACCAGAAGTTCCACGCGCTCGGGCTGCCTCCTTTCGGACCCGGTCGGACACGGCGGTTTGACCCGATGGTTCGGGACACAGGACGCATGGCCGAAAGCGACAGCCTGGAGGACGCTTACCGGTTCCGCACACCTATGCTGCGCAATGTCGAGCTCACCGCTCCTTACGGGCACAATGGCGCCTATCCAACACTGGCAGGGATCATACGCCACCATCTTGATCCGGACGGTATGCTGGCGAAATGGGACCCAAAACTTGCCGCCCTTCCCTCTGCTCCCTGGTTGGAAGCCATTGATTTTGTCGTTTGGTCGGACAGTCGCGAAATGGCGCGCCAAAGACTATTTCGCGACGTTGAGACCATTGACCTTTCTGACAGTGAAATTGGTGCTATAGTAGACTTCATGAAAGCGCTTACAGGCTCAGATTCCGTAGCTTTTCCGCCCTTTGGCATTCCAACTTCCGTTCCAAGCGGTCTTCCGATCGACAAATAA